A stretch of the Lolium perenne isolate Kyuss_39 chromosome 3, Kyuss_2.0, whole genome shotgun sequence genome encodes the following:
- the LOC127338180 gene encoding uncharacterized protein yields MASGKRGNAASQRKAKKERTQRRTAKSKLSMKLLVDTKAQRVLYAEAGKEVVDFLFSVLALPLGRVAGLLHTQAGSMSGSVGNLYESVHELDGSYMCRDDAKAALVTPPAGGKLHQLVPGPGFVQGVLTYTVMDDLKVAPMSSISAVTLLNSFGITNIASLQEKTVELGHVERLGILRASLRSKKVLTDVFLGKKNKKRKAKDAFRHEAATRVVRRIAAWPGPWRPWHVSSRPCAACCFRRASFTACERVFRHRAGIVPGWRK; encoded by the exons ATGGCCTCGGGAAAGAGAGGCAACGCCGCCTCTCAGAGGAAGGCAAAAAAGGAGAGAACTCAGAGAAGAACTGCAAAGAGCAAGCTAAGCATGAAGCTGCTGGTGGACACCAAGGCGCAGCGCGTGCTGTACGCCGAGGCCGGCAAGGAAGTCGTCGACTTCCTCTtctccgtcctcgccttgccgctCGGCAGAGTGGCCGGCCTCCTCCACACCCAGGCCGGCTCCATGTCCGGCAGCGTCGGAAACCTCTACGAGAGCGTCCACGAGCTCGACGGTTCTTACATGTGCCGCGACGACGCCAAGGCCGCCCTGGTCACGCCACCGGCCGGTGGCAAGCTCCACCAGCTGGTGCCAGGCCCCGGGTTCGTGCAGGGGGTCTTGACGTACACGGTCATGGATGACCTGAAGGTCGCGCCCATGTCCAGCATCTCCGCCGTCACCCTCCTCAACTCGTTCGGCATCACCAACATCGCCTCGCTCCAGGAGAAGACTGTTGAACTTGGCCACGTCGAG CGTTTGGGGATACTGAGGGCGTCGCTGCGATCGAAGAAGGTGCTCACGGACGTCTTCCTcgggaagaagaacaagaaacggAAAGCCAAGGACGCGTTCCGCCATGAAGCTGCCACTCGAGTTGTCAGGAGAATTGCTGCTTGGCCTGGGCCATGGCGCCCGTGGCACGTGAGCTCTCGGCCCTGCGCTGCTTGTTGTTTTCGCCGTGCTAGCTTCACGGCTTGCGAACGCGTGTTCCGCCACCGTGCCGGAATTGTTCCTGGCTGGCGCAAGTAG
- the LOC139837873 gene encoding uncharacterized protein, producing the protein MASRIPTTPISLDNKITIRLTADNYLYWRTQVDPILRTNLLFGFVDGSLPCPAAEIPNPAANEGGASPTIANPLYAAWHQQDQAILSALVASLTEGVIGMVMLVPTSQQVWETLEASFASQSTARVMHIRAELGKIKKRDYPNATAYFNKVKSLSDVLSSVGQPLRPDEFNTFLVAGLDSEYDALADRIGARPVYDPLPVRDVYAQLLNTEQRVEARRSELSLDNHHANLSSRSGGGRAPPRQQDQPQHFAPTPAPNSSRQQGNAPRQQDRPAGTGGTRPTCQICGKQGHVASCCFKRYDKNYLGIGNDGRNKERQLAAFSTSTTGSTSSFPVDPAWYADTGATDHLTNDLNNLTMREPYHGKDNVETANGTGSGRGARLELLDDLDAPPTASPTGDPGNADVHVDRMHGSDGHHAEHHPPSPGSPLGLVRSPGGPSSPAPASSPSAPTPGSASSSTDVLDSTSPSATNMGSPAAPSHPAAPTGVTTRLQRGIRKEKIRTDGTVAWHTMRKSDPMMLTTEPSDYRIALSSPHWRTAMENEFNALQHNRTWRLVPPQSGINIIDCKWVFKIKRKADGSIDRYKARLVAKEFKQRYGLDYEDTFSPVVKPTTIRLLLSMSLSLRWHVRQLDIQNAFLHGVLEEEVFMRQPPGFEDPSRSGYLCRLDKALYGLKQAPRAWHARLSSVLTGLGFTPSTADTSLFILRCPSFTVYMLVYVDDIILVSSSTTAADRLVAQLGASFALKDLGSLHYFLGIEVYPKGPGLLLSQKKYATDLLHRAGLQKCTPVSTPLASTDKLSITDGSPLSAADSTRYRSIVGGLQYLTMTRPDLSFAVNKVCQYLHAPRCTHWSVVKRILRYVKATLSHGLLLSPYSPTVPPLLSAFSDADWAGDVDDRRSTGGFAVFYGGNLISWSARKQATVSRSSIESEYKALANATAEIIWNGLLRRCSKSGLFPPRIS; encoded by the exons ATGGCGTCACGGATCCCGACTACGCCGATCTCCCTCGACAACAAGATCACGATCCGCCTTACTGCGGATAACTACCTCTACTGGCGCACCCAGGTGGATCCGATCCTACGGACGAATCTGCTGTTCGGCTTCGTTGATGGCAGTCTACCCTGTCCCGCCGCCGAGATCCCGAATCCCGCGGCCAACGAAGGTGGTGCAAGCCCTACCATTGCCAATCCTCTCTATGCTGCATGGCATCAACAGGATCAGGCAATTCTGTCAGCCCTGGTTGCCTCTCTTACCGAAGGGGTGATCGGCATGGTGATGCTCGTCCCGACGTCGCAGCAGGTCTGGGAAACCCTAGAGGCGAGTTTTGCCTCACAGTCCACGGCACGCGTCATGCACATCCGCGCCGAACTTGGCAAGATCAAGAAGCGCGACTACCCCAACGCCACTGCCTACTTCAACAAGGTCAAATCCTTGTCTGATGTACTGTCCTCCGTTGGGCAACCTCTACGACCGGATGAGTTCAACACTTTTCTTGTTGCCGGCCTGGACAGCGAGTATGATGCTCTTGCAGATCGCATCGGCGCTCGCCCTGTTTACGACCCACTGCCGGTCAGAGATGTCTATGCTCAGCTGCTCAATACTGAGCAGCGTGTTGAAGCTCGTCGCTCCGAGCTTAGCCTGGACAATCACCATGCCAACCTGTCGTCGCGGTCAGGAGGTGGCCGCGCTCCTCCTCGTCAGCAAGATCAGCCGCAGCACTTTGCACCTACACCTGCGCCGAACAGTAGCCGACAGCAAGGGAACGCTCCTCGTCAGCAGGACCGCCCTGCGGGTACAGGCGGTACCCGCCCAACTTGTCAAATTTGTGGCAAGCAGGGTCACGTCGCCTCCTGCTGCTTCAAGCGATACGACAAGAATTACCTTGGTATTGGCAATGATGGCCGTAACAAGGAGCGCCAACTTGCTGCGTTCTCTACCTCTACCACGGGATCTACTTCATCCTTTCCCGTCGACCCTGCGTGGTAtgctgatactggagcaaccgatCACCTCACCAACGACCTCAACAATCTTACTATGAGGGAGCCATATCATGGCAAGGACAATGTCGAAACTGCCAATGGTACAG GTTCGGGGCGTGGAGCTCGTCTTGAGTTACTCGATGATCTGGATGCTCCTCCTACTGCCTCGCCTACTGGTGATCCGGGTAACGCTGATGTTCACGTCGATCGCATGCATGGATCGGACGGGCATCATGCAGAGCACCACCCCCCGTCGCCTGGGTCTCCTCTCGGCCTCGTTCGCTCCCCTGGTGGCCCATCCTCGCCTGCGCCGGCCTCGTCGCCATCAGCGCCTACACCTGGCTCGGCCTCGTCCTCTACTGACGTGCTCGACAGCACCTCACCATCAGCTACCAATATGGGCTCTCCTGCTGCACCGTCCCATCCTGCTGCTCCAACAGGAGTCACAACTCGCCTACAGCGTGGTATACGCAAAGAGAAGATCCGCACAGATGGCACGGTCGCCTGGCATACTATGCGCAAGTCTGATCCTATGATGCTCACTACAGAACCGTCCGATTACCGTATTGCGCTCTCCTCGCCCCATTGGCGTACTGCGATGGAGAATGAGTTCAATGCTCTTCAGCATAATCGGACTTGGCGCCTTGTTCCTCCTCAGTCTGGCATCAACATAATTGACTGTAAGTGGGTTTTCAAGATCAAACGTAAAGCTGATGGGTCTATTGATAGATACAAGGCGCGTTTGGTTGCAAAGGAGTTTAAGCAACGCTATGGATTGGACTATGAGGACACGTTCAGCCCGGTGGTCAAGCCTACTACCATTCGTTTGCTGTTGTCCATGTCTCTCTCGCTGCGGTGGCATGTTCGTCAGCTTGATATTCAGAACGCCTTTCTCCATGGAGTTCTTGAGGAGGAGGTGTTTATGCGACAACCTCCAGGTTTTGAGGATCCCTCTCGTTCTGGTTACTTGTGTCGACTGGACAAGGCTCTCTATGGGCTTAAGCaagctcctcgtgcctggcatgcTCGACTCAGTTCGGTTCTCACTGGCCTTGGGTTTACTCCCTCTACAGCTGATACATCTCTGTTCATTCTGCGGTGTCCCAGTTTTACTGTTTACATGCTGGTCTATGTGGATGATATCATATTGGTGAGCTCCTCAACTACTGCTGCTGATCGCCTGGTTGCTCAACTTGGGGCTTCCTTTGCACTCAAAGATCTTGGTTCTCTTCATTATTTCCTTGGAATTGAGGTATACCCCAAAGGACCTGGTCTTCTATTGAGCCAAAAGAAGTATGCTACTGATCTGTTGCATCGGGCGGGCCTTCAAAAGTGCACTCCTGTGTCTACTCCTCTGGCCTCTACAGATAAGCTCTCCATTACAGATGGTTCTCCTCTTTCAGCCGCAGATTCTACTCGCTATCGCAGTATTGTCGGAGGCCTTCAATACCTCACTATGACACGGCCAGATTTGTCCTTTGCTGTCAATAAGGTCTGTCAATACCTTCATGCTCCTCGCTGCACTCATTGGTCGGTGGTCAAGCGTATTCTACGCTATGTCAAGGCTACATTGTCACACGGCTTACTGTTGTCTCCTTACTCCCCTACCGTTCCACCTCTTTTGTCTGCCTTCTCAGATGCGGATTGGGCTGGTGATGTTGATGACCGCCGATCCACGGGGGGTTTTGCCGTCTTCTATGGAGGTAACCTCATCTCATGGAGTGCTCGGAAGCAAGCTACAGTTTCCCGCTCCAGTATAGAATCTGAGTACAAGGCACTTGCTAATGCTACTGCTGAGATTATTTGG AACGGGTTGCTCAGAAGATGCTCCAAGTCAGGTTTATTTCCTCCAAGGATCAGCTAG
- the LOC139837872 gene encoding anthocyanidin 3-O-glucosyltransferase-like, with the protein MAPPPHIAVVAFPFSSHAAVMLSFVHALAAAAPDGTAISFVTTADYALLGNLRFVEVADGLPAPSGQMPMLPSPRRMELFMAAQGGASLRWRRQAEVAAATGAPWVPVWTAASCALLAHIRTDALRQDIADQGTSCTSERLMV; encoded by the exons ATGGCGCCGCCGCCGCACATCGCCGTTGTGGCCTTCCCTTTCAGCTCCCACGCCGCCGTGATGCTCTccttcgtgcacgccctcgccgcCGCGGCGCCGGACGGGACGGCCATCTCGTTCGTCACCACCGCCGACTACGCGCTCCTGGGCAACCTGCGCTTCGTGGAGGTCGCGGACGGGCTGCCAGCTCCGTCGGGGCAGATGCCAATGCTGCCCTCGCCTCGACGGATGGAGCTCTTCATGGCGGCGCAAGGCGGCGCAAGCCTCCGCTGGCGACGCCAGG CCGAGGTGGCCGCCGCTACCGGCGCGCCGTGGGTGCCTGTCTGGACCGCCGCGTCCTGCGCCCTCCTCGCGCACATCCGCACCGACGCGCTCCGCCAGGACATCGCCGATCAGGGTACGTCGTGCACATCAGAGCGGTTGATGGTGTAA
- the LOC127341344 gene encoding uncharacterized protein isoform X1, with the protein MVGPESADLARERRMRHEQGASLGLDKRFVKASAGHAGGVEEKGTGRCHHGDEIHPHWPRPNKDPSLSRMGIEGRYQQSCSGFCWQTLGFRYLATVNFVQIQPLYTNSLDCSHNDKLAGYTNKAKAKQKLRKPCDMHRSEFQGI; encoded by the exons ATGGTTGGCCCGGAGAGCGCCGATCTTGCGCGCGAGCGCCGCATGCGGCACGAGCAGGGCGCCAGCCTTGGGTTGGACAAAAGATTCGTGAAGGCGTCCGCCGGTCATGCTGGTGGCGTAGAAGAGAAAGGGACGGGCCGCTGCCACCACGGAGACGAAATTCATCCTCACTGGCCCAGGCCAAATAAG GACCCATCTTTGTCTCGTATGGGGATAGAAGGACGGTATCAACAGAGCTGCTCAGGCTTCTGCTGGCAAACCTTAGG ATTTAGATATCTTGCTACAGTCAATTTTGTACAGATTCAACCTTTGTATACAAATAGCTTAG ATTGCAGTCACAATGACAAGCTAGCCGGCTATACCAACAAAGCCAAAGCAAAACAAAAATTAAGGAAACCTTGTG ATATGCATAGATCCGAGTTTCAGGGGATCTAG
- the LOC127341344 gene encoding uncharacterized protein isoform X2 yields MVGPESADLARERRMRHEQGASLGLDKRFVKASAGHAGGVEEKGTGRCHHGDEIHPHWPRPNKDPSLSRMGIEGRYQQSCSGFCWQTLGFRYLATVNFVQIQPLYTNSLDCSHNDKLAGYTNKAKAKQKLRKPCDFRF; encoded by the exons ATGGTTGGCCCGGAGAGCGCCGATCTTGCGCGCGAGCGCCGCATGCGGCACGAGCAGGGCGCCAGCCTTGGGTTGGACAAAAGATTCGTGAAGGCGTCCGCCGGTCATGCTGGTGGCGTAGAAGAGAAAGGGACGGGCCGCTGCCACCACGGAGACGAAATTCATCCTCACTGGCCCAGGCCAAATAAG GACCCATCTTTGTCTCGTATGGGGATAGAAGGACGGTATCAACAGAGCTGCTCAGGCTTCTGCTGGCAAACCTTAGG ATTTAGATATCTTGCTACAGTCAATTTTGTACAGATTCAACCTTTGTATACAAATAGCTTAG ATTGCAGTCACAATGACAAGCTAGCCGGCTATACCAACAAAGCCAAAGCAAAACAAAAATTAAGGAAACCTTGTG ATTTCAGGTTTTAG